A stretch of DNA from Microlunatus sp. Gsoil 973:
TCTGGTGAGGCGTCGCCGGCTCGCCTGGGAGTCCTGGTACCGGCCGATGGCCAGGACCAGGTGGGCGTCGGCCGGCTGGCAGGCGGCGTGCTGGGCGATCTTCGCTGTCGCCTACCTGGCTGCGATCGTGATCACCGCGACGGTGCTGCACGGCAGCGCCGCAGACGTGCTGTTGATCGTCACTGCCGGGAGCCGGTTGTCCCAGTACGTCGCGATGACGGCGGGCAACACCGACTTCCTGCGGATGTGCCTCGATGCCTCCCAGCGGCTCACCTGGCTGGAGTCGTACGCCTCCGGCCACGCAGACCGGGCGACCGGAACTGTGCCGGCGCGGCTGGAACGCGGCATCACGTTCGAGAACGTGTCGTTCCGCTATCCGGGGGCCGAGCGGTACGCGTTGGAGGACATCTCGGTGCACCTGCCGGCCGGATCGGTGGTCGCCGTGGTCGGGGAGAACGGAGCCGGGAAGTCGACCCTGATGAAGCTGCTGTCGCGCTTCTACCCACCGACGAACGGTCGGATCGTCGTCGACGAAGTTGATCTTCAACAGTTGCCCGCCACGTCATGGCGGAGCCGGCTGACCGGTGCGTATCAGGACTTCTTCAGCTTCGAACTGGCCGCACAGCAGGCGATCGGCGTCGGCGACCTGCCCCGGTCGGCGGATCGGGCCGCGGTAGGCACCGCGGTCGCGCGGGCCGGCGCCGGCGACGTGGTGGAGCGACTGCCGCAGGGTCTTGACACCCAGCTCGGGCCGACCTGGGATGCGGGCGTCGATCTGTCTTTCGGGCAGTGGCAGAAACTGGCGCTGGCCCGCGGCTTCATGCGCGACGGGACACTGTTGCAGATCCTGGACGAGCCGACCGCGGCACTCGACGCCGAGACCGAACATGGGCTGTTCGAATCCTTCGCCCGGCAGGCGAGGACCGGCGAGTCCGACGGCCGGATCACCGTCCTGGTGTCGCACCGGTTCTCCACGGTCCGGATGGCCGACCTCATCCTGGTGCTGCAGGGCGCCCGGCTGGTCGAGGCCGGTTCGCACCGGGAGCTGATGGCAGCCGACGGCCTGTACGCCGAGCTGTACGGCATCCAGGCCGCCGCCTATCGTCGCTGATCCGGCGCAGCATCAGGGCTCGGAAGAGCCCGAGGGTTCAGACGGCGCCGAAACCGACGCGCCGGCCGTTCTCCTCGCCGATGTCGACGTATCCGATCTTGTCCGACGGGATCAGCACCTTGCGACCGTGCTCGTCGGTCAGCACCAGGACGGCCTTGGCGGGATCGGACGCCGTGAAGGCATCGTTGACGGCCTCTTCGACCTCCGCCGCCGACTGCGTGACCTCCAACACGACCTCACGGTTGATGTGCTGGATGCCGACCTTGATCTCCACTACTTCCTCCTGTGCATTCACCGGCCCGTACGGGCCCGGCAATCAGCGTAGTTGGTCGTCGAACTCCGGCTCAGAGAGCTTCGGTCCGGGCATCCATCGGCGGCAGAAGGGTGAGCCGGGTCCAGGCACCGAGATAGATCCGGTCGTACGGCCCGACGAGGTGCCGGACGCCGATCTCGATCGGGGCATCGGGAAGCCCGGCGCCGTCGTCCTGCTCGTCCAGGGTCCGCAAGTAGGTGCCGTTGACCGAGCCGAGGTCCTCGATCCACCACCGTCTGCCGTCGGTGGACAGTTGCGCCTGACGACGGCTGACCCCGCCGTCCTCCCCGCAGTCGATGTCCGGCGTCGGGTTCTGGCTGGGGGAGCGGCGGCCGATCAAGGCGTTGGGCGTGCGCAGCGCGATGAGCACCGGGCCGGCGGAGGGCAGCGGCGCCGTGCCCTCCTGCTCGGAGTACCAGTCCTTGTCCACCGCCAACTCGACCGCCCAGATGTTCGCCTCGGCGATCGCTCGGGTGACAGGACTGTCCGGCACGGCAGGCGGCTGGTCTGCATGGTGCTGCTGGTCCGGATGCTGCCCGTTCGGATCGGCCGTCCTGCTGGTCATGGCTCCTCCTGATGCGCCGGTCGGCTCGAACGATGCCCATGATGCAGTCCGGCCTGCTCGGTGAGTGGGAAGCCACTGATACCACGCCAGGCGAGATTGCTGACGAGTTGCCGCGCCTCGGCGACGGGCACGGGACCGGCCGTCACCCAATACCGGGCGCTGACGTGGCCGATCCCGACCAGGGAGATGGCCAGCAACTTCGACTGGTCCCAGCCCAGACCCGTGTCGTCGGCGATGACCGCGGCGATCCGGTCGGCGATGTCGTTGTTGACCTGCCAGATCCGCTCCTCGACCGCCGACTCACCGGTCAGATCCGACTCGAAGATCAGCCGAAACTCGGCGCGCTCGCTGGACACCATGTCGTAGAAGGCGGTCATCGTCGCGACCACCCGTTCGGCGTTGTCGTCGGTGGTCGCCAGTGCCTCGCTGACCAGGTCGACCAGCCGGTCGCAGGCCTGGTCCAACAGCGCCAGATAGAGGTCGAGCTTGGAGTTGAAGTGCTGATACAGCACCGGTTTGCTGACTCCCGCGGCCTCGGCGATGTCGTCCATCGCGGCTGCGTGATAACCCTTCCGGGTGAAGACCTGACTGGCCGCGTCGAGGAGTTGGGCGCGGCGCTGCTCCCGCGGCATCCGCGTCATGTTCGTGGCCATTGCAGAATCGTATAGCGCGAACCGCCACCTTCCGTGCCCGCCGAATCCGGCGCGCCCCGCGCCCGGTGGCGGACAGGTCCGGTGCGCGTGAGGTGGCGTCCACCGGTAAGCCGCGAACCGTCACGACCCCGTCCGGATGGCGGAATAGTTGTCCGCGGTGGCATGTTGGCAACGAAGATCGGATGGTCGCCGCTCATGGCGGTCCACGCTCACAACGTGCAGGAGGAATGGTGGCCCTACCACCGCTGGTCGAACCAGCCGAGGAGCTGACCCAGAAAGAGGTGGAGCGGTACAGCCGCCACCTGATCATCCCCGATGTCGGCATGATCGGTCAGAAGCGGCTGAAGAATGCGCGGGTGTTGGTGATCGGGGCCGGTGGCCTCGGCAGCCCCGCACTGCTCTACCTGGCCGCGGCCGGCGTCGGCACGCTGGGGGTGGTCGACTTCGACACGGTTGACGAGTCGAATCTGCAGCGCCAGGTCATTCACGGCCAGTCCGACATCGGCAAGCCCAAGAATCAGTCGGCCAAGGAGTCGATCGCCGAGGTCAACCCGCTGGTCAACGTGATCACCCACGATGTGCGGCTGGACAACGACAACGTCCTGGACATCTTCAAGGGCTACGACCTGATCCTGGACGGCACCGACAACTTCGCCACCCGGTATCTGGTCAACGACGCCGCCGTGCTGCTGGGCAAGCCGTACGTGTGGGGTTCGATCTTCCGCTTCGAGGGTCAGGTCTCGGTGTTCTGGGACCAGTACGGCCCCAACTACCGCGATCTCTACCCGGTTCCGCCGCCACCCGGCATGGTGCCCTCCTGCGCGGAGGGTGGCGTTCTCGGGGTGCTGTGCGCGTCGATCGGCTCGATCATGGTCACCGAGGCGATCAAGTTGATCACCGGCATCGGCGAGCCGCTGCTCGGCCGGCTGATGGTCTATGACGCGCTGGAGATGAGTTACAAGACTCTCAAGCTGCGCAAGGATCCCGACGCCGACCCGATCGAGAAGTTGATCGACTACGACGCCTTCTGCGGTGCGATCACCGACGAGGCGGCCGAGGCCGTCGCCGGCAACACGATCAGCGTGCAGCAGCTCAAGGAGTGGCTGGACGCCCGTGA
This window harbors:
- a CDS encoding ABC transporter ATP-binding protein — encoded protein: MRSTAITEAPGAEKLPGPMRTLARSMQLAYQAEPRLIILSLGMALLEAVPDSLYAVWLMLLGAGVADRNSSMIIIGCFGLAASTVASWLLQTVASRIQRTFRLRVGAYLEGHVARLQARVPTIEHQERPEYLDRLSVLKEQVWQLDHLYLALFSVIGSAVRLAITLGLVAGVHPALTLMVIFAAPTVWVSSRRSAITQQVTEKVAPQERRHRHLFTIGTTQQAAKEVRIWGIGADLVRRRRLAWESWYRPMARTRWASAGWQAACWAIFAVAYLAAIVITATVLHGSAADVLLIVTAGSRLSQYVAMTAGNTDFLRMCLDASQRLTWLESYASGHADRATGTVPARLERGITFENVSFRYPGAERYALEDISVHLPAGSVVAVVGENGAGKSTLMKLLSRFYPPTNGRIVVDEVDLQQLPATSWRSRLTGAYQDFFSFELAAQQAIGVGDLPRSADRAAVGTAVARAGAGDVVERLPQGLDTQLGPTWDAGVDLSFGQWQKLALARGFMRDGTLLQILDEPTAALDAETEHGLFESFARQARTGESDGRITVLVSHRFSTVRMADLILVLQGARLVEAGSHRELMAADGLYAELYGIQAAAYRR
- a CDS encoding DUF3107 domain-containing protein; translation: MEIKVGIQHINREVVLEVTQSAAEVEEAVNDAFTASDPAKAVLVLTDEHGRKVLIPSDKIGYVDIGEENGRRVGFGAV
- a CDS encoding FHA domain-containing protein, producing MTSRTADPNGQHPDQQHHADQPPAVPDSPVTRAIAEANIWAVELAVDKDWYSEQEGTAPLPSAGPVLIALRTPNALIGRRSPSQNPTPDIDCGEDGGVSRRQAQLSTDGRRWWIEDLGSVNGTYLRTLDEQDDGAGLPDAPIEIGVRHLVGPYDRIYLGAWTRLTLLPPMDARTEAL
- a CDS encoding TetR/AcrR family transcriptional regulator, coding for MATNMTRMPREQRRAQLLDAASQVFTRKGYHAAAMDDIAEAAGVSKPVLYQHFNSKLDLYLALLDQACDRLVDLVSEALATTDDNAERVVATMTAFYDMVSSERAEFRLIFESDLTGESAVEERIWQVNNDIADRIAAVIADDTGLGWDQSKLLAISLVGIGHVSARYWVTAGPVPVAEARQLVSNLAWRGISGFPLTEQAGLHHGHRSSRPAHQEEP
- the moeZ gene encoding adenylyltransferase/sulfurtransferase MoeZ, producing MVALPPLVEPAEELTQKEVERYSRHLIIPDVGMIGQKRLKNARVLVIGAGGLGSPALLYLAAAGVGTLGVVDFDTVDESNLQRQVIHGQSDIGKPKNQSAKESIAEVNPLVNVITHDVRLDNDNVLDIFKGYDLILDGTDNFATRYLVNDAAVLLGKPYVWGSIFRFEGQVSVFWDQYGPNYRDLYPVPPPPGMVPSCAEGGVLGVLCASIGSIMVTEAIKLITGIGEPLLGRLMVYDALEMSYKTLKLRKDPDADPIEKLIDYDAFCGAITDEAAEAVAGNTISVQQLKEWLDARDKGERNFELIDVREPVEREINNIPGSVLIPKGEFQSGSALAGLPQDKQVVLYCKAGTRSAEVLALVHGAGLKDAVHVGGGVSAWVSQIDPSQAAY